CACGCGGAGGCGGTAGGAGTCCGCGACCTTGCGCGTCGAGCCGTTCAGCGCCCGCGACGCGGTCGCCAGTGACACCCCCGCCTCGCGCGCGACGTCATCGAGGGTGACGGCGCCGCTGCGCAGGGTCACGGGAGCGTCGTCGGTCATGCTCGTGATTCTAGGTGCGGCGACACGGCCGCCGCGAAGCCCTCTGCGGTGCGGCGGACCGCCTCGGCCGGATCGGTCGCCCAGATGTCCTCGTTGAAGATCTCCACCTCGATGTCGCGGTCATAGCCGGTAGCGACGACCGCGCGCGTGAGCGAGGCGAAGTCGATGATCCCGTCGCCGGGGTAGTGGCGGCTGAGCAGCACATCGGCCGGGAGCGGCGTCTTCCAGTCGCACACCTGATAGGTCGCGATACGGCCCTCGCGGCCCGCACGGTCGATCGCCGCCAGCACGTCGGGGTCCCACCAGATGTGGAACGTGTCCACCGCCGCCCCGACCGCGTGCGCGGGCAGCCCCGCCGCGAGATCGAGGGCCTGACCGAGGGTCGAGACGACGCAGCGGTCGGACGCGAACATCGGATGCAGCGGCTCGATCGCCAGCGTGACACCGGCGGCCTCGGCATCCGGGACCAGCTCTTCCAACGCATCTCGCACTCGTCCGCGCGCCGCAACGAGGTCGCGCGAGCCGTCGGGGAGTCCGCCCGCGACGAGCACGAGCACCGCCGTCGATCCGGGCGCCCCCGCCGCGGCGAGAGTGGCCGCCTCCTCGATCGCGCGGCGGTTGTCGTCGATAGCCGCGCGGCGCGCCGTGCCCTCGGGCATCGTGAAGAAGCCGGCGCGGCAGTGCGTCGTGAAGCGCAGTCCCGACGCGGCCAGCAGGCGTGCGGCGGTGGTGAGGCCGACCTCCTGTACGGGCTCACGCCAGAGGCCGATGGCCTCGATCCCGGCCTCGGCAGTCACCGCGAGGGCGGTCGCGAGGTCGGCGTACTTGATGGTGGCCTGGTTGATCGACAGGCGCGGATCCGGGGCCGTCATCGCATGTCCCACTTCCGGTTGCTTCGGGGCCGGTGCCCGGGGGACATGTCCCACTTTCGGTCGCTTCGGGGGTGGTCGAACAGTCGAATGTGGGACATGGTCGACCCAGTTCGGGACATGGGCCGCCGAAACGGGGACACGGGCCGCCGGAGCTGCGGCATGTCCCACTTCCGGTCGGTTCGGGGCCGGTGCCCGGGGGACATGTCCCACTTTCGGTCGCTTTGAGGGTGGTCGAACAGCCGAATGTGGGACATGGTCGACCCAATTCGGGACATGCTCAACCGAAACTGGGACATAGGCCGCCGGATGTGGGACATGGTCACGGCAGGAGTCCGTTCAGGCGGAGGAGGTCCGACCAGCGCGCCGCGGCGAGTTCGGGGCGCTCCAGCGCCTGCGACGCGTTCGCGAGCTCGACGATGCGCGACAGGTGCGGCAGGCTGCGCGCCGAGTGCAACCCGCCGACCATCTGAAAGGCGGACTGGTGACCGTTCAGCCACGACAGGAACGCGACGCCCGTCTTGTAGTAGAAGGTCGGCGCGGCGAACACCTGACGGCTGAGGTCCTCGGTCGGACCGAGGATGCGCAGGTAGCCCTCCGGGTCGCCCGCATCGAGCGCCTGGATCGCCGCGGAGGCGACCGGCGTGATCGCCGCGAACGCGCCCAGCAGCGCATCCGAGTGACCCCGGGCGGCACCCGACGCCGACCCCGCGGCATCCGGCGTCGACCCCGCGGCATCCGCCGGCGGAAGCGCATCACCCCCGATGAGTCCGACGTAGTTGAAGTCGTCACCCGTGAACATCCGCACGCTCTCGGGAAGGCGCTCGCGCACCGACACCTCCGATTCGGCGTTGAGGAGGCTCATCTTCACGCCCGCGATCCGGTCGGGGTTCTCGCCGATGATCTCCAGGAGCACGTCGGCGGCGGCGCGCCAATCGGTCGATCCGAAGTAGCCCTCCAGCTGCGGGTCGAACGCGGTGCCCAGCCAGTGCAGCACGACGGGGGTCGTCGCCTCCCGCAGCACCGCACGGTAGACGCGGCGGTAGTCGTCGGCGGTCTCGGCGACCCGCGCGAGATGCCGGGATGCCATGAGCACCGGTCCGGCGCCCTGCTCCTCGGTGAAGTGCAGCTGCGCGACGTACGCGTCGATCACCTCGGCGCGAGTGAGCCGTTCCGCGTCGACGTGGTCGGTGTTGACGCCGACGACCACCGAACCGCCCTCTTCGCGGGCGACCTCGGCCGAGCGCGCGATCAGTTCGCGCGTGGCCTCGGCATCCAGCCCCATGTTGCGCTGGGCGGTGTCCATCGCATCGGCCACGCCGAGCCCCCACCCGTAGACGTGCCGGCGGAAGGCGAGCGTGGCATCCCAGTCGATCTCGGCCGGTCGGCCGGGGGTGTTGTCCGCGTGCGGCTTCGGGACGACGTGCGCCGCGGCGTACGCCACCCGGGTGCGCAGCGCGGCGGTCGGCCGGGCGAACGCGGGCGCCTCGGCGAGCGGGGTCGAAGACATGACGCCTTCGGGCGAGAGGAGGGGGAGGTCGGTCATGGTGCTGTCCTCGGGCCGCGCTCAGTCCAGGCTGAGCGTGGGCAGCTCGACCTTGCGACCCTCGGCCGACGAACGCAGACCGGCCTCGGCCAGCAGCACGCCGCGCGCGCCGGACAGCAGGTCGAACGGGTAGTCGGTGCCGAGGGCGTAGGAGAGGAGGAACTCCTCCCACTGCTGCCGGAACCCGTTCTGGAACACCTCGTTGGTGGGAACCTCTGCCCAGTCGGCGTCGTAGTCGTGATCGTCAGCGAGGTCGGGGTTCCACACGGGCTTGGGAGTCTGGTTGCGGTGCTGGATCTTCGCCCCGAACAGGCCGACGACGGCCGAGCCGTGCGTGCCGTCGACGTGGAACTCGACGAGCTCGTCGCGGTTGACGCGCACGGTCCACGAGGAGTTGATCTGCGCGATCACTCCCCCGTCGAGCTCGAACACGCCGTAGGCGGCGTCCTCGGCGGTCGCGGTGTAGTGCGCGCCGTTCTCATCCCACCGGTCGGCGATGTGGACCGCCGCCTGCGCGTAGACGCTCTTCACCTCGCCGAAGAGGTTCTCCAGCACGTAGTTCCAGTGCGGGAACATGTCGACGATGATCCCGCCGCCGTCTTCGGCACGGTAGTTCCACGACGGACGCTGCGCCGGCTGCCAGTCGCCCTCGAACACCCAGTAGCCGAACTCGCCGCGCACCGAGAGGATGCGACCGAAGAAGCCGGAATCGATGAGTCGCTTGAGCTTCTGCAGGCCCGGGAGGTAGAGCTTGTCGTGCACGACACCGGTCTTCACACCCGCGGCATCCGCGAGCCTGGCGAGTTCGAGCGCTTCGGCGACCGTCTCGGCCGTGGGCTTCTCGGTGTAGATGGTCTTGCCGGCGGCGATGGCCTTGCGCAGCGCCGAGGAGCGGGCCTTCGTGACGAGGAAGTCGGCGTAGATCTCCCAGCGCGGGTCGGCGAGGGCGGCGTCGAGGTCGGTGGTGTAGTCCTCGATGCCGTGGCGAGCGGCGAGCTCGGAGAGCTTGGCGGCGCTGCGCCCGACGAGGAGAGGCTTGACCGTCAGCCGCGTGCCGTCGGGCAGTTCGATGCCGCCCTGGTCGCGAATGGCGAGGATCGAGCGCACGAGGTGCTGACGGTAGCCCATGCGTCCCGAGACGCCGTTCATGATGATGCCGACCTCGCGCACGGCGGGAGCGTCGACGGCGGCGGGGGCCGAGGTGGTGGTGGGTCGGGTCGTCGTCTCTGACACGGTCGTTCCTTAAGGTCGGTAAGCGCTTTCCGCTTCACACATGATGGCATCGGGAATGCGCTTTCCGCAACCCGTGGCGTGCAATCCGGGCTACGTCAGGCCCTCCACGGCGCCGCGGGCGTCACGCCGTGCGGCGGCGTCCGTCAGACGCACCAGGCGACGCTCCCCGATCGACACGAGCGCGAAGGCGAGGAGCCCCAGCACGGGGATGACGAGGGGCAGGAACTGCCACACGATCGTCGCGGCGAGGCCGAGCGCGACGACGGTATACGCCGTCCCCGACAGATCCGCCCGGGCGACGCGAGGGGTGATCCTCACGAGGTCGCGCCACGACGCGCCCGGGGTCCACAGCGACGACGCGATCGTCGCTCCCACGAGCGCCGCGAGGCCGATCGTCGCGACCACGACGGCCACCGGCATCCCACCCGGCACCGTGCCCTCGGCCGTCAGTGCGACGTCGACGGCGATGATCGCCCCGAGCGCCGTCGTCACGACCCCCACCCCGATGCCGCCCGGGAGAGCGCGCACGGCATCGCGGAAGAACCCGGATGCCGGGGTGGCCTCGGCCGCGAGGAAGCGGCGCAGGTGCGCGGAACCGGCCGCGATCGCGGCGGGCCACGTCACCACCGGGAGGCACACGACCGCCATGAGCGCGCCGATCCACAGCACCTCGCCGAACAGCGCGAACCGCTGCGCCGCACCGGGCCAGCGCAGGACGCTCCCGTCGGCCTCGACGCGTCCCGGTCGGGAGGCGCGGCCGCGACGCGGGCTCATCCCTTCAGCCCCTGTGTCGACACGCCCTCCACGAGGAACCGCTGGAAGACGATGAAGAAGAGAAGGATCGGCAGGAGCGCGAGCACCGAGACAGCGACCGTCGCCCCGTAGTCCGAGGTGGAGGTCTGGTCGTTGAACACCCGGAGAGCGAGCGGCAGCGGGTACATGTCCGTCGAGTTCAGGTACAGCAGCGGCCCGAGGAAGTCGTTCCAGCTCCAGATGAACGCGAAGATGGATGCCGTCACGAGCGCGGGCTTGACCAGCGGCAGGATGATCGACCAGTAGATCCGCCAGTGGCCGCAGCCGTCGATGCGCGCCGCCTCGTCCATGTCGCGCGGGAGCGCGCGGATGAACTGCACGATGAGGAAGACGAAGAACGCCTCGGTGGCGAGGAACTTGCCCAGCAGCAGCGGCACGAACGTGTCGACGAGGTCGAGGTTCCGGTACAGCATGTACTGCGGGATGATCAGCACGTGGAACGGGAGCAGGAGCGTCCCGATCATCACGGCGAACCACACGCCGCTGCCGGCGAACTTCACGCGGGCGAAGGCATACGCCGCGAGGGATGCCGAGATGACCGTGCCGATCACCGACCCGATCGCGAGCACGAACGAGTTCACGAAGAACTGCCACAGCGGCACCCCGCCGACGCCCGCGAGCACCTTGAAGTAGTTGTCGATCGTGGGGTTGTTCGGGAGAAAGCCCTGGTTCGCGCCGAACTCGGCGGTGGGCTTGAACGACGCCGAGAACATCCACGCGAGCGGGTAGAGGATGATCGCCGTCAGCGCGATCATCGCGATCACCCAGACGACCGTCTGCCACGTCTTGCGCTTGCCGAACCGCCGACGCGGGGGCGTGACGCCCTTGGGCAGCACGGCCGTGATGGTCTCGAGGCCCGTCGCGGGCTGGACGGAGGCGCTCATCGGTTGTCTCCCGCGTAGTGCACCCACGAGTTGGAGGTGCGGAACATGATGAAGGCGATGGCGGCGACCACGAGGAGCAGCGCCCACGCCATGGCCGACGCGTAGCCCATCTGGCTGTTCGTGAAGGCGCGCGTGTAGAGGTACACGGTGTAGAAGTTGGTCGCCCCGGCGGGTCCGCCCGTGCCCGAGCCGATGATGTAGGCCGACGCGAAGATCTGGAACGCGTGGATCATCTCCAGCAGGAGGTTGAAGAAGATCACCGGCGAGAGCATGGGCAGCGTGACGCTGCGGAACTTGCGGAACGGGCCCGCGCCGTCGACCGACGCGGCCTCGTAGAGCTCCTGCGGCACCTGCTTGAGGCCGGCGAGGAAGATGACCATCGGGGCGCCGAACTGCCAGACCGCCAGCAGGATCATCATCGGGAGGATCAGCGCGGGAACGCCCACCCAGCCGCCGATGTCGATGCCGAACAGGCTCAGCGAGCTGTCGACGGGGCCGCCGGTGGAGAACATCGCCCGCCACACGATCGCGATGCTGACGCTCGCGCCGATGAGCGAGGGTGCATAGAAGGCCGAGCGGAAGAACCCGGTGCCCCTGCTGCGGAAGTTCAGCAACATCGCGACCCCGAGGGCCGCGGCGAGCTTGATCGGGGTGCCCACCACGACGTAGAGCAGGGTGATGCGCACCGAGTCCCACCACACGTCGTCCTGCAGCATCCGCTCGAAGTTGCCGAGGCCGATCCACTTGGGCGGGGCGAAGATGTTGTAGTTCGTGAACGCGAGGTAGAGCGAGAAGAGCATGGGTCCCGCCGTGAGGAGGAAGAACCCGATGAGCCACGGCGAGAGGAAGAGATACCCCGCCGCGTTCTCGCGCCGTCGCAGGCTGCTGCCGCGGCGGTGGGCACCTCCCGTCCGACGGTTGCCCGCCGGACGGGAGGCCGGTTCGGCCTGCGGCTGTCGCGTCGCGGTCGCGACCGAATCCGTTGCCATGATCTCTCCTTGCTCGACTACGTGCTCGACGGCGGGGCTCAGCCCTGCAGGACGACGTTCGCCTCGTCGAAGAACTGCTTGACGGCGTCGTCGACGGTGATGGCACCGAGGCCCAGCGCCTTGCCGAGGTCCCAGAACTTCTGCTCGAGCGCACCGTAGCCGACGACCGGCACGGGCGGGGCGTCACCGATGCGGTCGGCGACCGAGTCGAGGTAGTCGGCGACCTGCTTGTCGGCGCCTTCCAGCGCGGCGCCGGCGAGCTTCGAGGAGGATGCCGGGAAGCCCAACGTCGTGCCGAAGATCTCCCCGGCCTTCTCGCTGTTGACGACGTAGTCGAGGAAGATGGCCGCCGCCTCCGGGTGCTCCGTGTCGGCGGAGATCGCCATCTGCAGACCGGCCTGGCGGTAGAGGTCCTTGGAGCCCTGCTTGGCCGTCGGCGGTGCGATGAGCGAGATGGACGATGCGCCCGAGTCGGCGAGGTAGCCGCCGAGGAAGTTGCTCCAGCTCGTCTCGCTCGCGGTGAGGTTGCCGCCGAAGCCCGACTTCGGGGTGATCTCCTCGAGCTTGTTCTGGGGAACCGTGATGCCGTCGCGCGCGGCGGCTCCCGATTCCCAGAACGCCTTCAGCTCGTCCTCGGTGAAGCCGAGCTTGCCGTCCTCCGTGTACAGGTTCTTGCCGTCGGCGCGCAGCACGAGCTCGAAGGTCTGGATGCGCTGCGTCACGTCGGTGCCGCCGTAGACCTTGCCGCCCGTGGCATCCGTCACGCTCTTCATCCACGCCGTGAAGTCCTCGAAGGACGTCCCGCCCTCGGGGGCGGTCAGGTCGTTGGCGGCGATGAGGTCGTCGTTGACGAAGTTGGCCCAGGCGCTGTAGCCGGTCGGCAGCGAGTACTGCGTGCCGTTC
This genomic window from Candidatus Microbacterium phytovorans contains:
- a CDS encoding sugar phosphate isomerase/epimerase, whose product is MTAPDPRLSINQATIKYADLATALAVTAEAGIEAIGLWREPVQEVGLTTAARLLAASGLRFTTHCRAGFFTMPEGTARRAAIDDNRRAIEEAATLAAAGAPGSTAVLVLVAGGLPDGSRDLVAARGRVRDALEELVPDAEAAGVTLAIEPLHPMFASDRCVVSTLGQALDLAAGLPAHAVGAAVDTFHIWWDPDVLAAIDRAGREGRIATYQVCDWKTPLPADVLLSRHYPGDGIIDFASLTRAVVATGYDRDIEVEIFNEDIWATDPAEAVRRTAEGFAAAVSPHLESRA
- a CDS encoding dihydrodipicolinate synthase family protein; protein product: MTDLPLLSPEGVMSSTPLAEAPAFARPTAALRTRVAYAAAHVVPKPHADNTPGRPAEIDWDATLAFRRHVYGWGLGVADAMDTAQRNMGLDAEATRELIARSAEVAREEGGSVVVGVNTDHVDAERLTRAEVIDAYVAQLHFTEEQGAGPVLMASRHLARVAETADDYRRVYRAVLREATTPVVLHWLGTAFDPQLEGYFGSTDWRAAADVLLEIIGENPDRIAGVKMSLLNAESEVSVRERLPESVRMFTGDDFNYVGLIGGDALPPADAAGSTPDAAGSASGAARGHSDALLGAFAAITPVASAAIQALDAGDPEGYLRILGPTEDLSRQVFAAPTFYYKTGVAFLSWLNGHQSAFQMVGGLHSARSLPHLSRIVELANASQALERPELAAARWSDLLRLNGLLP
- a CDS encoding Gfo/Idh/MocA family oxidoreductase — translated: MNGVSGRMGYRQHLVRSILAIRDQGGIELPDGTRLTVKPLLVGRSAAKLSELAARHGIEDYTTDLDAALADPRWEIYADFLVTKARSSALRKAIAAGKTIYTEKPTAETVAEALELARLADAAGVKTGVVHDKLYLPGLQKLKRLIDSGFFGRILSVRGEFGYWVFEGDWQPAQRPSWNYRAEDGGGIIVDMFPHWNYVLENLFGEVKSVYAQAAVHIADRWDENGAHYTATAEDAAYGVFELDGGVIAQINSSWTVRVNRDELVEFHVDGTHGSAVVGLFGAKIQHRNQTPKPVWNPDLADDHDYDADWAEVPTNEVFQNGFRQQWEEFLLSYALGTDYPFDLLSGARGVLLAEAGLRSSAEGRKVELPTLSLD
- a CDS encoding carbohydrate ABC transporter permease produces the protein MSASVQPATGLETITAVLPKGVTPPRRRFGKRKTWQTVVWVIAMIALTAIILYPLAWMFSASFKPTAEFGANQGFLPNNPTIDNYFKVLAGVGGVPLWQFFVNSFVLAIGSVIGTVISASLAAYAFARVKFAGSGVWFAVMIGTLLLPFHVLIIPQYMLYRNLDLVDTFVPLLLGKFLATEAFFVFLIVQFIRALPRDMDEAARIDGCGHWRIYWSIILPLVKPALVTASIFAFIWSWNDFLGPLLYLNSTDMYPLPLALRVFNDQTSTSDYGATVAVSVLALLPILLFFIVFQRFLVEGVSTQGLKG
- a CDS encoding sugar ABC transporter permease, producing the protein MATDSVATATRQPQAEPASRPAGNRRTGGAHRRGSSLRRRENAAGYLFLSPWLIGFFLLTAGPMLFSLYLAFTNYNIFAPPKWIGLGNFERMLQDDVWWDSVRITLLYVVVGTPIKLAAALGVAMLLNFRSRGTGFFRSAFYAPSLIGASVSIAIVWRAMFSTGGPVDSSLSLFGIDIGGWVGVPALILPMMILLAVWQFGAPMVIFLAGLKQVPQELYEAASVDGAGPFRKFRSVTLPMLSPVIFFNLLLEMIHAFQIFASAYIIGSGTGGPAGATNFYTVYLYTRAFTNSQMGYASAMAWALLLVVAAIAFIMFRTSNSWVHYAGDNR
- a CDS encoding extracellular solute-binding protein encodes the protein MFSTKRALAAVAVVTGAALALAGCAGTSEPASSFDPNEKVTLNFTWWGNDDRAARYDALIAAFNEEYPNITINGQFTDFPSYWEKRQTEAAGGGLPDVWQFSDSYLRQYGEPGYVLDLATVSDYIDFDTFDEALLGTGQLNGTQYSLPTGYSAWANFVNDDLIAANDLTAPEGGTSFEDFTAWMKSVTDATGGKVYGGTDVTQRIQTFELVLRADGKNLYTEDGKLGFTEDELKAFWESGAAARDGITVPQNKLEEITPKSGFGGNLTASETSWSNFLGGYLADSGASSISLIAPPTAKQGSKDLYRQAGLQMAISADTEHPEAAAIFLDYVVNSEKAGEIFGTTLGFPASSSKLAGAALEGADKQVADYLDSVADRIGDAPPVPVVGYGALEQKFWDLGKALGLGAITVDDAVKQFFDEANVVLQG